One window of the Vigna radiata var. radiata cultivar VC1973A chromosome 1, Vradiata_ver6, whole genome shotgun sequence genome contains the following:
- the LOC106772853 gene encoding dolichyl-diphosphooligosaccharide--protein glycosyltransferase subunit STT3A, which yields MAASDAQNGVSSVRHAFGNVLAFFILLLIGVLAFSIRLFSVIKYESVIHEFDPYFNYRVTQFLTKNGIYDFWNWFDDRTWYPLGRVIGGTVYPGLTLTAGTLWWILNSLNIPLSVETVCVFTAPIFSAFASWATYLLTKEVKGAGAGLTAAVLLAMVPSYISRSVAGSYDNEAVAIFALIFTFYLYIKTLNTGSLFYATLNSIAYFYMVCSWGGYTFIINLIPMHVLLCIVTGRYSSRLYIAYAPLVVLGTLLASLVPVVGFNAVMTSEHFASFLVFIIIHVVALVYYIKGILSPKMFKVAVALVVSVGLAVCCAMVAVLIALVASSPTKGWSGRSLSLLDPTYASKYIPIIASVSEHQPPTWPSYFMDINVLAFLVPAGIIACFSPLSDASSFVVLYIVTSVYFSGVMVRLMLVLAPAACILSGIALSQAFDVFTRSIKFQLPHLSDHSQAGEGSSENVVPNDSVKADKTEDTSKERTSKRSKKKEKEPVEKPLSKSQIKKRLSVLPLETSVIAIILLVLLGAFYVVHSVWAAAEAYSAPSIVLTSHSHDGLHVFDDFREAYAWLSHNTEVDDKVASWWDYGYQTTAMANRTVIVDNNTWNNTHIATVGTAMSSPEKAAWEIFQSLDVKYVLVVFGGLVGYPSDDINKFLWMVRIGGGVFPHIKEPDYLRDGQYRIDSMATPTMLNCLMYKLSYYRFVETDGKAFDRVRRTEIGKKHFKLTHFEEVFTTHHWMVRIYKLKPPKNRIRGKTKKSKSKTSSKTASKRKGLKKNPF from the exons ATGGCGGCCTCCGATGCTCAGAACGGCGTGTCCTCTGTCAGGCACGCCTTCGGCAACGTCCTCGCGTTCTTTATCCTTCTCCTGATCGGCGTTCTCGCCTTCTCGATCCGTCTATTCTCG GTTATTAAGTATGAGAGTGTTATTCACGAGTTTGATCCTTATTTCAACTACAGAGTCACTCAG TTTTTGACAAAGAACGGGATATATGATTTCTGGAATTGGTTTGATGACCGAACTTG GTATCCACTTGGTCGTGTAATTGGTGGGACTGTTTATCCTGGGTTGACCTTGACAGCCGGTACCTTATGGTG GATACTGAATTCCCTGAACATACCTCTCTCTGTCGAAACTGTCTGTGTGTTTACTGCACCTATATTCTCAGCCTTTGCTTCATGGGCAACTTATCTTCTGACAAAG GAGGTTAAGGGTGCGGGGGCTGGCCTGACAGCAGCAGTTCTTCTGGCTATG GTCCCATCATATATATCTCGATCAGTGGCTGGCAGCTATGACAATGAAGCTGTTGCTATATTTGCTTTGATCTTCACTTTCTATCTCTATATTAAG ACGCTCAACACAGGATCCCTTTTTTATGCCACATTGAATTCCATAGCATACTTTTACATG GTTTGCTCATGGGGAGGGTACACTTTTATCATTAACCTTATTCCTATGCATGTACTCTTGTGCATTGTAACTGGTCGCTATTCTTCTCGACTCTACATTGCATATGCACCTCTT GTTGTATTGGGCACACTGTTGGCTTCCTTGGTGCCAGTGGTTGGGTTTAATGCTGTAATGACATCAGAGCATTTTGCATCGTTTCTG GTTTTCATTATCATCCATGTAGTGGCCCTTGTGTACTATATTAAAGGAATTCTTTCCCCAAAAATGTTCAAAGTAGCTGTGGCACTAGTTGTTTCTGTTGGCCT GGCTGTCTGCTGTGCAATGGTGGCAGTACTTATAGCATTGGTAGCTTCAAGCCCAACAAAGGGATGGAGTGGAAGAAGTTTAAGTCTGCTAGATCC TACTTATGCAAGCAAGTATATTCCAATCATTGCTAGTGTTAGTGAGCATCAGCCACCTACTTGGCCTTCATACTTCATGGACATCAATGTCTTGGCATTCCTGGTTCCAGCTGGAATTATT GCATGTTTCTCTCCCCTATCTGATGCAAGCTCCTTTGTGGTACTTTATATTGTTACATCAGTATACTTTTCTGGAGTCATG GTTCGCTTGATGCTTGTACTTGCTCCAGCAGCATGTATATTGTCTGGGATTGCCCTTTCTCAGGCTTTTGATGTTTTTACAAGATCTATCAAGTTTCAGTTGCCTCACTTATCAGATCATTCTCAG GCAGGGGAGGGCAGTTCTGAAAATGTTGTGCCAAATGATTCGGTTAAGGCAGATAAAACTGAGGACACATCAAAGGAACGGACCTCTAAGAGGAgcaaaaagaaggaaaaggaacCTGTGGAAAAGCCTCTTAGCAAGTCACAAATTAAGAAAAGGCTTTCGGTTTTACCTCTGGAAACATCCGTCATTGCTATTATCTTACTTGTGTTGCTAGGTGCCTTCTATGTG GTTCACAGTGTGTGGGCAGCAGCAGAAGCTTATTCAGCCCCTTCTATTGTTTTAACATCACATTCACACGATGGGCTTcatgtttttgatgattttagAGAGGCATATGCTTGGCTGAGTCATAATACAGAAGTAGATGATAAA GTGGCATCTTGGTGGGACTATGGGTACCAAACAACTGCGATGGCTAACCGAACAGTCATTGTGGACAATAACACCTGGAATAACACACATATTGCTACTGTTGGTACTGCTATGTCTTCTCCAGAGAAGGCAGCTTGGGAAATTTTCCAGTCACTGGATGTCAAATATGTCCTTGTTGTCTTCGGAG GACTGGTTGGCTATCCCAGTGATGATATCAATAAATTCCTGTGGATGGTTCGTATTGGAGGGGGTGTATTCCCTCACATAAAGGAACCAGATTATTTA aGGGATGGTCAATATCGGATTGATTCCATGGCCACACCAACAATGCTAAACTGCCTCATGTATAAACTTTCATATTACAG GTTTGTGGAGACAGATGGTAAAGCTTTCGACAGAGTGAGGCGGACAGAAATTGGAAAGAAACATTTCAAACTTACGCATTTTGAGGAG GTCTTCACAACTCACCATTGGATGGTTCGGATATACAAGTTGAAACCACCAAAGAACAGGATAAGAGGAAAGACTAAAAAGTCGAAATCG AAAACAAGCTCCAAAACTGCCTCGAAAAGAAAAGGACTAAAGAAGAATCccttttag